One genomic segment of Mytilus galloprovincialis chromosome 5, xbMytGall1.hap1.1, whole genome shotgun sequence includes these proteins:
- the LOC143076391 gene encoding uncharacterized protein LOC143076391 has protein sequence MDRKCVSVYLLQLLCVILSIRTISTHKKEIESLENEIGKLSRQVMLQQLFIEEKIRSDGDSGLKQTRIINDGTKPYHFPTTRSKRGVAAIHDHSHMKRTIGVGEFVAVLNGVEFRTRHNDPELRRPSTTSKNFLETEEIPFPDVPPEVTQKPTEAEQVQEMREWFRAFNDQNYTQRDYRKYFKPVLCYLEGMWVYDNYSHILEPFLSDRHQFDASTFDDLEEKIMFTSYGGRKDGLENFGWLPKTIINIENGKLPLYGQWIYRIVCHPLKRDLPLNRLRMADDLSSRMMFLRSEEEEMKTRRARFKLNQRDSNVWNERFNQNPALIDSLMGEIPGLDNYGGNLTDEALNLPAYSADGKNMKKKKLLNSAYYHRFWEEIRPDYMRLSLRKRAFSDSNLFMSMTSQPQVGGKSLNYCTKEESLQNKPCKYYNQRWSYAVPFEIIYLNPLSNWNPYNITYKGHYKNDPEAQYVTENGNRNGGNDIHTAYNGTNSWYFFQTPQSFYSGKEKKRGNTGNGGIGVIDRNGKVRYTRSAGIRVFLPEIKDIGIIRQRYPIVPLYSEGNTAYKEMESLKDIVLENNKYLKMFHNVLEDESIEKLRKEKIKLSVKSGITLVMSMATISNPGPHTHYIDLSAENVKALKSNKKLNVRSSEDSGHFHRVKIIYRPHLSNPFVMKRCDNKRKCWDGHKKLLLENEAQIPEVEEAGKEVNEDERPESYKE, from the coding sequence ATGGATAGAAAATGTGTATCAGTGTATTTACTGCAGTTATTGTGTGTGATCTTATCTATACGGACGATTTCCACACATAAAAAGGAAATAGAGAGTCTAGAGAATGAAATTGGTAAGCTCTCCCGACAGGTGATGCTACAACAATTATTTATAGAAGAAAAAATTCGAAGTGACGGTGATTCAGGTTTGAAACAAACGAGAATTATAAACGATGGAACCAAACCGTACCACTTTCCGACAACGAGATCAAAAAGGGGAGTTGCAGCCATTCATGATCACTCCCATATGAAACGTACAATCGGTGTCGGGGAATTTGTTGCCGTGTTAAATGGTGTAGAATTCAGAACACGACACAATGATCCTGAACTACGCAGGCCAAGTACGACATCGAAAAATTTCTTAGAAACTGAAGAAATACCTTTCCCTGATGTTCCACCTGAGGTAACACAGAAACCTACTGAGGCCGAACAGGTACAAGAAATGCGTGAGTGGTTTAGGGCttttaatgatcaaaattacACACAAAGGGACTATCGCAAATATTTCAAACCTGTTCTGTGCTATCTTGAGGGAATGTGGGTCTATGATAACTATTCTCATATATTAGAACCTTTTTTAAGTGACAGACATCAGTTTGATGCAAGCACTTTTGATGATCTTGAAGAGAAAATAATGTTCACATCTTACGGAGGACGTAAAGACGGTCTTGAAAATTTTGGATGGCTCCcaaaaacaataattaatatTGAAAATGGGAAATTACCATTATACGGCCAATGGATATATAGAATTGTTTGTCATCCGTTGAAGCGTGATCTTCCATTAAATCGTTTGCGCATGGCCGATGATTTGAGCTCGAGAATGATGTTCCTACGTTCAGAAGAGGAGGAGATGAAGACTAGACGTGCCCGTTTTAAACTTAATCAACGTGACAGTAACGTATGGAATGAAAGATTTAATCAAAATCCAGCTTTAATTGACAGCTTAATGGGCGAAATACCCGGATTAGACAATTATGGCGGGAACTTGACAGACGAAGCGTTAAATCTTCCAGCATATAGTGCTGAtggtaaaaacatgaaaaagaaaaagCTATTAAACAGTGCATACTATCATCGATTCTGGGAGGAGATTCGACCTGATTACATGCGTTTATCGTTACGAAAACGAGCATTTTCTGACAGCAATCTGTTTATGTCGATGACATCACAACCACAAGTTGGAGGGAAAAGTTTAAACTATTGCACAAAAGAAGAATCATTACAGAACAAACCTTGTAAATATTACAACCAGCGATGGTCATATGCTGTTCCATTTGAAATCATATACCTTAACCCACTTAGCAATTGGAATCCGTATAATATTACCTACAAAGGTCATTACAAGAATGACCCGGAAGCACAATATGTTACCGAAAATGGGAACCGAAATGGCGGTAATGATATTCATACAGCATATAATGGTACAAATAGTTGGTATTTTTTCCAAACCCCACAAAGTTTTTATAgtggaaaagaaaagaaaaggggCAATACGGGAAACGGAGGTATCGGTGTGATAGATCGCAACGGAAAAGTCAGATATACCCGGTCAGCTGGTATCCGGGTGTTTCTTCCAGAAATTAAAGATATCGGGATCATTCGTCAGAGATACCCAATCGTGCCACTCTACAGCGAAGGAAATACCGCGTATAAAGAAATGGAATCTCTTAAAGACATAGTTTTGGAAAACAACAAATATCTGAAAATGTTCCACAATGTACTTGAAGATGAGAGTATtgaaaaattgagaaaggaaaagaTCAAATTGTCTGTGAAAAGTGGCATTACGCTGGTAATGTCAATGGCAACCATATCCAATCCGGGTCCGCATACTCATTATATTGATTTATCAGCAGAAAACGTCAAAGCTTTAAAATCGAATAAAAAGTTAAATGTTAGAAGCAGTGAGGATAGTGGTCATTTCCATCGTGTTAAAATTATCTACCGGCCACATCTTAGTAATCCATTCGTTATGAAACGGTGTGACAACAAAAGGAAATGTTGGGATGGACATAAAAAGCTTTTACTTGAAAACGAGGCACAAATTCCGGAAGTAGAAGAAGCGGGAAAAGAAGTGAATGAAGACGAGAGACCAGAGAGTTATAaagaataa